In a single window of the Arthrobacter sp. StoSoilA2 genome:
- a CDS encoding sterol carrier family protein, translating to MAVARRRIDVDEGRAALAAWQSAVGPSGEDATPPSRSLIATAVRYSLEEVTARAPGNSVEVRVPPFGVTQCVEGPRHTRGTPPNVIECDAATWLELVTGRISWGDAVSAGRVAASGLRADLSELLPL from the coding sequence ATGGCAGTTGCACGACGCCGTATTGACGTCGACGAGGGCCGCGCTGCGCTGGCAGCCTGGCAGTCCGCCGTCGGGCCCTCGGGTGAAGACGCGACCCCGCCGTCGCGCTCTTTGATTGCGACGGCGGTCCGCTACTCACTTGAGGAAGTCACCGCCCGAGCGCCCGGCAATTCGGTGGAGGTCCGCGTGCCCCCGTTCGGCGTCACGCAGTGCGTGGAGGGGCCCCGCCACACCCGCGGCACTCCCCCGAACGTCATAGAGTGCGACGCCGCCACCTGGCTTGAGTTGGTTACCGGCCGGATCTCGTGGGGAGACGCCGTTTCGGCTGGCCGCGTTGCCGCGTCCGGACTGCGCGCGGACCTCTCGGAACTGCTTCCCCTCTGA